A genomic region of Oceaniferula marina contains the following coding sequences:
- a CDS encoding ParB/RepB/Spo0J family partition protein, with the protein MAKKALGKGLGALIKQQPTSTETAKENNGSQANAQTAIDNVVPSPLQPRKHFSEEQLEELVDSIRQHGIIQPLIVRKVNGKMELIAGERRWRASKQLGLKEVPIRVREATDHEVLEMALIENIQRKDLDPIEEAQGYVRLAKEFAMKQDIIAKRVGKSRASVANAMRLLELHPSIQDHVAQSRLSVGHAKAILSIKDHDTQCLAADKILKKSLTVRAAEKLARDLSKPKSETPSQTTSREADAVIQQIQNTLRERFATDVKMVHNSKKGKIELTYYGNDDLQRLLDLLGIQL; encoded by the coding sequence ATGGCAAAGAAGGCATTAGGAAAAGGACTCGGGGCATTGATCAAGCAACAACCGACTTCAACAGAAACAGCCAAGGAGAACAATGGTTCCCAGGCGAATGCCCAGACTGCGATCGACAACGTCGTTCCCAGCCCACTTCAGCCACGTAAACACTTTTCTGAAGAACAGCTCGAAGAACTGGTCGACTCCATCCGGCAACATGGAATCATCCAGCCACTCATCGTCCGTAAGGTGAATGGTAAAATGGAACTCATTGCCGGTGAACGCCGCTGGCGCGCCTCCAAGCAACTGGGCCTGAAGGAAGTGCCCATCCGGGTCCGCGAGGCCACCGACCACGAGGTGCTCGAGATGGCTCTGATCGAGAACATCCAGCGCAAGGACCTCGACCCGATTGAAGAAGCCCAAGGCTATGTCCGACTCGCCAAAGAGTTTGCTATGAAACAGGACATCATCGCCAAACGCGTCGGCAAATCCCGGGCCTCGGTGGCAAATGCCATGCGTTTACTCGAACTCCACCCGAGCATCCAGGACCACGTCGCCCAGTCCCGGCTCAGCGTCGGTCACGCCAAAGCCATCCTGAGCATCAAAGATCACGACACCCAGTGCCTCGCAGCCGACAAAATCCTGAAAAAATCCCTCACGGTCCGCGCCGCCGAAAAACTCGCACGCGATCTGTCGAAACCGAAAAGTGAAACTCCGAGTCAAACCACCAGCCGTGAGGCGGATGCCGTGATTCAACAAATCCAGAACACCCTGCGCGAGCGCTTCGCCACGGATGTCAAAATGGTGCACAACTCGAAAAAGGGAAAAATCGAGCTAACCTACTACGGGAACGATGACCTGCAGCGCCTTCTCGACCTGCTCGGGATTCAGCTGTAG
- a CDS encoding class I SAM-dependent methyltransferase — protein MKELAETTTSSRVESILDVGCGDGSFLRQLIASSPEAKRVVGVDIVDPRTLVPEDLLNHPVAEWVTAYGHQLPFPDDSFDLVCIARVLHHLPGEFVELTLNEMKRVLKPGGEFMVCEMYSDQQRDAQMGYVFYHQWLAEVDRYRGIHHYDFLNRNAVVSIIDSLGLVDCQMEDYNEEYTAEQEQQEMAIILERVDQRLQLAEGYEELERLKQEAQSIHVWMLTHGLAMPTRLIASGHVEV, from the coding sequence ATGAAAGAATTAGCGGAAACGACAACGAGTAGCCGAGTTGAGAGCATTCTGGATGTGGGTTGTGGAGACGGTAGTTTTTTGCGTCAATTGATTGCTTCGTCGCCTGAGGCCAAACGTGTGGTAGGGGTGGATATTGTCGATCCCCGGACCTTGGTTCCCGAGGATTTATTGAATCATCCGGTGGCAGAGTGGGTGACGGCATACGGGCACCAGCTGCCATTTCCCGATGATTCGTTTGATTTGGTTTGTATTGCCCGCGTCCTGCACCATCTTCCGGGTGAGTTTGTCGAGTTGACGCTGAATGAAATGAAGCGGGTGCTCAAACCTGGAGGTGAGTTTATGGTCTGTGAAATGTACAGTGACCAGCAGAGGGATGCCCAGATGGGCTATGTGTTTTACCACCAGTGGCTGGCGGAAGTGGACCGCTACCGTGGTATTCACCATTACGATTTCCTCAACCGTAATGCGGTGGTCTCCATCATTGATTCTCTTGGGTTGGTCGATTGCCAAATGGAGGATTACAACGAGGAATACACCGCCGAGCAGGAACAGCAGGAGATGGCTATCATCCTCGAGCGGGTGGACCAACGCTTGCAATTGGCTGAAGGATATGAGGAGTTGGAACGCCTAAAGCAGGAAGCCCAGTCGATTCATGTCTGGATGCTGACCCACGGTCTGGCGATGCCAACACGCCTGATCGCTTCCGGGCATGTGGAGGTTTAG
- a CDS encoding arylsulfatase codes for MMTNFKVLSIWGGLLTGAALMMGPLGAAEPWPTNKERPNIVLVMTDDQGYGDFGCLGNDWIRTPEIDAMAARSATWQEFYVSPVCSPTRACLMTGRYNHRTKCIDTFLGRSMMATDEVTIAEVLSGAGYRTGIFGKWHLGDNYPMRPSDQGFEYSLVHKGGGLGQPADPRDNKGRYTDALLFENDREVPTVGYCTDVFFDRAFTFMRKSQQQGKPFFAYVALNAPHSPFHDVPTELYESYKNVDFASIITEGKQKKDKKENDKLARIASMITNIDDNMGRLFKELDSMGVTENTIVIFLTDNGPNTRRYVAGFQGKKSEVYEGGVRTPIWIQWPAQLKAGTVVKESVAAHIDLMPTLLDACGVEEIPANLDGRSVLQKLKQPDAALEKRPLVIQYHRGDEISKYHSCLVRKGAWKLVHPSGTQKEKFTGEQPAWELYNLKSDPGERKNLFAAEPELAAELIKEYEAWYASVSVERADQPGPPYIVIDKEKENPCVLTWQDMIEGTWRPTVVGYYKVDFAHSGRFDVRVEAAWGHKIDKSKKWTARLKIGDKEFTAPFDPETKMGVFEALELPAGKCKFEPSIRSESGETLSIYHARIMHR; via the coding sequence ATGATGACAAATTTCAAAGTGTTGAGTATCTGGGGCGGATTGTTGACCGGGGCGGCGTTGATGATGGGACCACTTGGGGCTGCAGAGCCATGGCCAACAAACAAGGAGCGTCCGAACATCGTTTTGGTGATGACCGACGACCAAGGTTATGGTGACTTTGGCTGCTTGGGGAACGATTGGATACGGACGCCTGAGATCGATGCGATGGCAGCGCGCAGTGCGACATGGCAGGAATTCTATGTGAGTCCGGTGTGTTCACCCACCCGGGCGTGTTTGATGACCGGGCGCTATAACCATCGCACCAAATGTATTGATACCTTCCTTGGTCGTTCGATGATGGCTACGGATGAGGTCACCATTGCTGAAGTGTTGTCGGGGGCTGGCTACAGGACGGGTATCTTTGGCAAGTGGCATCTCGGTGATAATTACCCGATGCGGCCCAGTGATCAGGGCTTTGAGTATTCTTTGGTTCACAAAGGGGGAGGGCTGGGACAACCTGCCGATCCTCGTGACAACAAGGGGCGTTACACCGATGCCCTCTTGTTTGAAAATGACCGTGAGGTTCCGACCGTCGGCTATTGCACCGATGTGTTTTTTGACCGGGCGTTTACGTTTATGCGCAAGAGTCAGCAGCAGGGGAAACCGTTTTTTGCGTATGTGGCATTGAATGCTCCGCATTCGCCGTTTCACGATGTTCCGACCGAACTCTATGAATCCTACAAAAATGTGGATTTTGCTTCGATCATCACTGAAGGAAAACAGAAAAAGGATAAAAAGGAAAACGACAAGCTTGCCCGCATTGCGTCGATGATCACCAATATCGATGACAACATGGGGCGCCTGTTCAAAGAGCTGGATTCCATGGGGGTGACTGAAAACACGATCGTGATTTTTCTCACCGACAATGGCCCGAACACGCGGCGTTACGTGGCCGGTTTCCAAGGGAAAAAATCCGAGGTTTACGAAGGCGGTGTGCGCACCCCCATTTGGATTCAGTGGCCAGCCCAGTTAAAAGCAGGCACGGTGGTCAAGGAATCGGTCGCAGCCCACATCGACTTGATGCCGACCTTGTTGGATGCCTGTGGCGTCGAAGAGATACCGGCGAATCTCGATGGACGTAGTGTGTTGCAAAAATTGAAGCAGCCTGACGCTGCTCTGGAAAAACGCCCGTTGGTGATTCAATACCACCGAGGTGATGAAATCAGCAAATACCACAGTTGCCTCGTTCGCAAAGGAGCGTGGAAGTTGGTTCACCCGAGCGGGACTCAGAAAGAGAAGTTTACCGGAGAGCAACCAGCGTGGGAGTTGTATAACCTGAAGTCAGACCCTGGAGAACGTAAGAATCTTTTTGCTGCGGAGCCCGAGCTTGCCGCTGAACTGATCAAGGAGTATGAGGCTTGGTATGCATCGGTCAGCGTGGAAAGAGCAGATCAACCCGGACCTCCGTATATTGTCATCGACAAGGAAAAGGAAAACCCGTGTGTCCTAACCTGGCAGGATATGATCGAAGGAACGTGGCGGCCGACCGTGGTGGGATACTACAAAGTGGACTTTGCCCACAGTGGCCGCTTCGATGTTCGTGTCGAGGCTGCCTGGGGGCATAAGATCGACAAGTCCAAGAAGTGGACGGCGAGGCTGAAGATTGGCGACAAAGAGTTTACAGCTCCCTTTGATCCAGAAACCAAGATGGGGGTGTTTGAGGCACTTGAATTGCCCGCTGGTAAATGTAAATTTGAACCAAGCATCCGTTCTGAAAGTGGTGAGACCTTGAGTATTTACCATGCGCGGATCATGCACCGCTAA
- a CDS encoding carboxypeptidase M32 has translation MSATAYQSLCQKSREIALLGNTMGVLGWDQETYMPKGGVQYRAKQLAWLSGKVHELSTSSEFQQDLEAAENGTDGKDLIEAANLREFRHQFNRATKLPQSLVERASEAASLAKVAWAESREKSDFTLFAPHLSILLDIAREKADRWGYEDEPYDALLSNYERAAKTSEVAAMFDSVAPELADIAREAVKRSAETPNLIPDTEYPIEQQQQLNREIAEDIGFDFNKGRIDTTTHPFCTGIGPKDTRLTTRYLLNDFTSSLFGVLHEAGHGLYDQGLPEDQHGLPVGDSSSLGIHESQSRLWENHVGRSRPFWSKWLPRAQEIFPQLSKLDLDGFLTSINRAETSFIRVESDEATYDLHILLRFGIEREILNGSIAVNDIPEAWNSRFEKLMGMTPPNDGQGCLQDIHWAMGGLGYFATYTLGNFNAAQLHHRAMQDQKVASAFNQADFIPLLNWMRTHIHNHGCTYLPQDLIERASGQTTTPQYHIDHLKQRYL, from the coding sequence ATGTCAGCAACCGCCTACCAATCGCTTTGCCAAAAATCCCGCGAAATCGCCCTGCTCGGCAACACCATGGGTGTGCTCGGATGGGACCAGGAAACCTACATGCCGAAGGGAGGTGTGCAATACCGGGCAAAACAATTAGCGTGGCTCTCAGGAAAGGTGCATGAGCTAAGCACCAGCTCCGAATTCCAACAGGATTTGGAAGCTGCTGAAAATGGAACCGACGGCAAAGATCTGATCGAAGCCGCCAATCTCAGAGAGTTCAGACACCAATTCAACCGGGCAACCAAACTTCCCCAATCCTTGGTTGAACGAGCCTCGGAAGCAGCCTCACTCGCCAAAGTGGCCTGGGCTGAGTCCAGAGAGAAGTCAGATTTCACCCTCTTCGCCCCCCACCTCTCCATCTTACTCGACATCGCCAGAGAAAAAGCCGACCGCTGGGGATACGAGGACGAGCCCTACGATGCCCTGCTCTCCAACTACGAACGCGCGGCCAAAACTTCGGAAGTTGCCGCCATGTTCGATTCCGTTGCCCCTGAGCTGGCAGACATCGCCCGCGAAGCGGTCAAGCGCTCAGCCGAGACCCCGAACCTGATCCCCGACACCGAGTATCCCATCGAACAACAACAGCAACTCAATCGGGAAATAGCCGAAGATATTGGATTCGATTTCAACAAGGGAAGAATCGACACCACGACTCACCCCTTCTGCACCGGCATCGGACCAAAGGACACCCGCCTAACCACTCGCTATCTCTTAAACGATTTCACATCCTCCCTCTTTGGCGTTTTACACGAGGCTGGTCACGGGCTCTACGACCAAGGTTTACCCGAAGACCAACACGGGCTGCCGGTTGGAGATTCCAGCTCACTCGGCATCCACGAATCACAATCCAGACTCTGGGAAAACCACGTTGGCCGCTCCCGCCCCTTCTGGAGCAAGTGGCTGCCACGAGCCCAGGAGATCTTTCCCCAACTCTCGAAACTCGACCTCGACGGTTTCCTGACCAGCATCAACCGGGCCGAAACCTCCTTCATCCGTGTCGAATCGGATGAAGCCACCTACGATCTCCATATCCTGCTGCGCTTCGGCATCGAACGCGAAATTCTCAACGGTTCAATCGCCGTAAACGACATTCCTGAGGCCTGGAACAGCCGCTTCGAAAAACTCATGGGGATGACCCCACCAAACGACGGGCAGGGATGCCTACAAGACATTCACTGGGCGATGGGCGGACTTGGCTACTTTGCCACCTACACCCTTGGTAATTTCAATGCCGCCCAACTCCACCACCGTGCCATGCAAGATCAGAAAGTGGCCAGCGCCTTCAATCAAGCCGATTTCATCCCCCTGCTCAACTGGATGCGCACCCACATTCACAACCATGGCTGCACCTACCTTCCGCAGGATCTTATCGAACGGGCAAGCGGACAAACAACCACCCCCCAGTATCACATCGATCACCTCAAGCAACGATACCTTTAA
- a CDS encoding sulfatase family protein, producing the protein MKYVQSILLSCAMSVSVGKSQAADKPNILFLFSDDHALNSISAYGGHLKDVAPTPHIDRLAKEGAIFENSFCANSICGPSRACILSGKHSHKNGFMRNTGRGFDQSQWTVAKALHAGGYTTAVIGKWHLKTNPVAFDYWEILPGQGSYYNPVFIQMDGSKKKFEGYATDITTDKAIKWLDNRDKSKPFFLMCQHKAPHRTFAPALRHLNAFDGVTIPEPPSLFDDYANRSKTLPKNEMEIDRHLRWSYDVKVRQDEVGDVKLPPAPRGGPAEYNRMTPKQKAVWDAHFGPKNKAFLADVKAGKLSHKEIVRWKYQRYLKNYLGTVKAVDESVGRMLDYLEKNGLAENTIVIYSSDQGFYLGEHGWFDKRWMFEESFKMPFLIRWPGVVKPGSRPKELIQNIDYAPTFLDVAALSVPEDVQGKSIVPVLKGEAKNWRESVYYAYYEIGEHAVPQHFGVRTETHKLFYLPGTDEWQMFDLVKDPEEMKSVHDDPEYAEIRKALTKEYHRLRKQYEAPTYEEYAPKRKAQKK; encoded by the coding sequence ATGAAATACGTTCAATCCATTTTACTCAGCTGCGCAATGAGCGTTAGCGTAGGTAAAAGTCAGGCCGCAGATAAGCCGAACATCCTTTTTCTTTTTTCTGATGATCACGCCTTGAATTCGATTTCGGCATACGGGGGGCATTTGAAAGATGTGGCTCCAACCCCTCACATTGATCGCCTGGCCAAGGAAGGGGCGATCTTTGAGAACTCCTTCTGTGCCAACTCCATTTGTGGTCCTTCAAGGGCTTGTATTTTGAGTGGCAAACACAGCCATAAAAATGGCTTCATGCGAAATACGGGCAGGGGCTTTGATCAATCGCAGTGGACGGTGGCCAAGGCCCTGCATGCGGGAGGTTACACAACGGCCGTGATCGGCAAATGGCATTTGAAAACCAATCCGGTTGCTTTTGATTATTGGGAGATTTTGCCTGGGCAGGGTAGTTATTATAACCCGGTGTTCATTCAGATGGACGGGAGCAAAAAGAAATTTGAAGGATACGCCACGGATATTACAACGGACAAGGCCATCAAGTGGTTGGATAACCGAGATAAGTCCAAACCCTTCTTCCTGATGTGCCAGCACAAGGCACCCCACCGGACCTTTGCTCCAGCCCTGCGCCACTTGAATGCTTTTGATGGAGTGACGATCCCTGAGCCACCGAGCTTGTTTGACGACTATGCCAACCGGAGCAAAACCTTGCCAAAAAATGAGATGGAAATCGATCGGCATTTGCGGTGGAGCTACGATGTGAAAGTCAGACAGGATGAAGTGGGTGACGTCAAGCTGCCACCGGCTCCTCGAGGTGGACCAGCGGAATACAATCGGATGACACCAAAGCAGAAAGCGGTCTGGGACGCTCACTTCGGTCCGAAGAACAAAGCCTTTCTTGCCGATGTCAAGGCGGGTAAGTTAAGTCACAAGGAGATTGTCCGTTGGAAATACCAGCGTTATTTGAAAAACTATCTGGGCACCGTTAAGGCGGTTGACGAAAGTGTTGGGCGGATGCTCGATTACCTTGAGAAGAATGGCCTGGCTGAGAATACGATCGTGATCTATTCCTCGGACCAAGGGTTTTATCTCGGTGAGCATGGATGGTTTGATAAACGCTGGATGTTTGAGGAGTCATTCAAAATGCCTTTCCTGATTCGTTGGCCTGGAGTGGTTAAGCCAGGGTCCAGGCCCAAAGAGTTGATTCAAAACATCGACTACGCCCCGACCTTTTTGGATGTCGCCGCCCTGTCGGTTCCAGAGGATGTGCAAGGGAAGTCGATCGTTCCGGTGCTCAAGGGGGAAGCAAAGAACTGGCGGGAGTCCGTCTACTACGCCTATTATGAAATTGGTGAGCACGCCGTGCCGCAGCACTTTGGTGTGCGGACCGAGACCCACAAGCTGTTCTACCTTCCAGGCACGGATGAGTGGCAGATGTTCGATCTGGTGAAAGACCCTGAGGAAATGAAAAGTGTGCATGATGACCCCGAGTATGCTGAAATTCGGAAGGCTTTGACCAAGGAGTATCATCGGTTGAGAAAGCAGTATGAGGCTCCGACTTACGAGGAGTATGCTCCCAAACGAAAAGCTCAAAAAAAGTAA
- a CDS encoding YiiX/YebB-like N1pC/P60 family cysteine hydrolase has product MALVLGLALSACQPGAPVDTVRVLSAEELVQAQRDDDQLLQDLVVNRAALKDDFESFHDSGRWQDRGYFSAQESDRLEVLLYRFHTMHHELSEVAKRHQLVDGSKSASLVRSREIAAKAHELQMEQARYVVEVFAKDAVAIAKLNQSYPRSEIPRHTYDRLEDMLRSDAQRRFAAMRRKMGDDWFDSSYGVQAEVILRVAEFKNPTAYLLNVSDKQKAQVLEWVEPGDLILTFTAGYASTVFIPGKFKHAMVFVGTPEQRQQLGLVPGSLDFPGGASARKRVEAKYSQGRTSDGETANVIEADLSGVKFSNLDRIMDTHMNRMVVIRPRLSGHDRLQFIGQLFTYLGQEYDFRFDFADSSRQVCTEIIYRALNGRGGIDFQLSRHTGHLTLSADDIIHYWLDEAPESFDFILFVDESKMRPGHSARVSLGADGRKRLESLMNKD; this is encoded by the coding sequence ATGGCGCTAGTTTTGGGGCTTGCCCTGTCTGCGTGCCAGCCGGGTGCCCCGGTCGATACGGTTCGTGTCCTTTCGGCTGAAGAGTTGGTCCAAGCTCAGCGCGATGATGACCAGCTCTTGCAGGACTTAGTGGTGAACCGAGCGGCCTTGAAGGATGACTTCGAGTCCTTTCATGATTCTGGTCGCTGGCAGGATCGGGGGTATTTTTCTGCCCAGGAAAGTGATCGCTTGGAGGTCTTGCTCTACCGATTTCACACGATGCACCATGAGCTGTCCGAGGTTGCGAAGCGGCATCAGTTAGTGGATGGCTCGAAGTCAGCTTCGCTTGTCCGTAGTCGGGAAATTGCAGCTAAAGCTCATGAACTGCAGATGGAACAGGCCCGTTATGTCGTAGAAGTTTTCGCGAAGGATGCGGTTGCCATCGCCAAGCTCAACCAGTCCTATCCGCGATCTGAAATTCCCCGTCACACCTATGATCGATTGGAGGATATGCTTAGATCCGATGCACAGCGGCGCTTTGCTGCGATGCGTCGTAAGATGGGGGACGACTGGTTTGACTCCTCCTACGGAGTGCAAGCAGAAGTGATTCTCAGGGTGGCAGAGTTTAAAAATCCGACGGCTTATTTGCTGAACGTCAGCGACAAGCAGAAGGCCCAGGTGCTGGAATGGGTCGAGCCGGGTGACCTGATCCTGACCTTTACGGCTGGTTATGCCAGCACGGTCTTTATCCCCGGGAAATTTAAACATGCGATGGTCTTTGTGGGCACGCCCGAGCAGCGACAGCAGCTGGGTTTGGTTCCCGGCAGCCTTGATTTTCCTGGTGGGGCGTCGGCCCGTAAACGTGTGGAGGCCAAATACTCCCAGGGCCGAACAAGCGATGGTGAAACAGCCAATGTGATCGAGGCCGATTTGAGCGGCGTGAAGTTCAGTAATTTGGATCGTATCATGGACACCCACATGAACCGGATGGTGGTGATTCGGCCCCGGCTCTCCGGGCATGACCGCTTGCAGTTTATCGGCCAGCTGTTCACGTACCTCGGGCAGGAGTATGATTTCCGTTTCGATTTTGCTGATTCCAGTCGGCAGGTATGCACGGAGATTATTTACCGGGCTCTGAATGGTCGGGGTGGGATCGATTTTCAGCTGAGCCGTCACACCGGGCATCTCACATTGAGCGCTGATGATATCATTCACTACTGGCTGGATGAGGCTCCCGAAAGCTTCGACTTTATCTTGTTTGTGGATGAATCGAAGATGAGACCCGGGCATTCGGCACGGGTGTCATTGGGGGCGGACGGCCGCAAGCGTCTTGAGAGCTTGATGAATAAAGATTGA
- a CDS encoding sulfatase-like hydrolase/transferase, with translation MKLKKWMLSALYGGILLAPSLQAEGKYNVLFVISDDLTATALSCYENDACQTPNIDSLAKQGTRYTRTFCQFPVCGPSRASLMTGYYPHATGVMGYTNGRKQIGDDRLTWSQYFAKHGYFTARVSKIYHMGVPGDIVRGSNGADDEASWMERYNSQGPEVMAPGEGERLQDNPNGGKPYGKRNHLEYVKADGDDLVHSDGKTAAKACELIKAHKDKRFFLAVGFVRPHVPFVAPKSYYEPYPWQDVKLPPKVDGDWDDIPKMGINYRTSKGMQLNLDQEKKAIAAYYASVSFMDTQFGKVMQTLKDEGLEDKTIVIFTSDHGFHLGEHDFWMKVGLMDESSRVPMIIKVPGQKPGVCESFTELIDLYPTVAELCGLEIPKHIQGESLAKTIQNPSFSVRDMAFSVNGRSFLLRSAKWSFIQHGENASGGMQLYDMEKDPGQFKNLAKNPEYTPVVKRFQSHLAEKLAEVRDNDLDIKPRAKKKKATNKAQPKS, from the coding sequence ATGAAACTGAAAAAATGGATGTTGTCGGCCCTCTATGGGGGGATTCTTCTTGCCCCCTCTTTACAGGCAGAGGGTAAATACAATGTTTTATTTGTTATTTCGGATGACCTGACGGCCACGGCTCTGTCGTGTTATGAAAATGATGCCTGCCAGACGCCGAATATTGACTCGTTAGCCAAACAGGGGACACGTTATACGCGGACGTTTTGTCAGTTTCCCGTTTGTGGTCCGTCCCGGGCCTCCTTGATGACGGGTTATTACCCGCATGCAACCGGAGTGATGGGATACACGAACGGACGGAAGCAGATTGGAGACGATCGTCTCACCTGGTCACAGTATTTTGCTAAACACGGATACTTCACTGCCCGTGTTAGTAAAATCTATCATATGGGGGTTCCTGGGGATATTGTCCGGGGGTCGAATGGAGCGGATGACGAGGCATCATGGATGGAGCGCTACAATAGTCAGGGCCCCGAAGTCATGGCACCGGGAGAAGGTGAACGCTTACAGGATAACCCGAATGGAGGCAAACCTTACGGCAAAAGAAACCACTTGGAATATGTGAAAGCCGATGGCGATGATCTGGTTCATTCCGATGGCAAGACTGCGGCCAAAGCCTGTGAATTGATTAAAGCGCATAAAGACAAACGGTTTTTTCTGGCTGTCGGTTTTGTTCGTCCCCACGTGCCCTTTGTGGCTCCGAAGTCTTATTATGAGCCATACCCGTGGCAGGATGTGAAGCTGCCTCCGAAGGTTGACGGAGATTGGGACGATATCCCGAAGATGGGAATCAATTACCGCACGAGCAAGGGCATGCAATTGAACCTGGACCAGGAGAAGAAGGCGATTGCCGCCTATTATGCATCGGTCTCGTTCATGGATACCCAGTTCGGTAAAGTGATGCAGACACTCAAGGATGAAGGCCTGGAGGACAAAACCATTGTCATTTTCACTAGTGATCATGGTTTTCATCTGGGTGAGCATGATTTCTGGATGAAAGTGGGGCTGATGGATGAATCCTCACGTGTGCCGATGATCATTAAGGTTCCGGGGCAGAAACCGGGAGTATGTGAGTCGTTTACCGAGTTGATTGATTTGTATCCAACGGTAGCTGAACTCTGTGGCCTGGAAATCCCCAAGCACATCCAGGGTGAGAGTCTGGCTAAAACGATCCAGAACCCGTCGTTTAGTGTGCGGGATATGGCTTTTTCGGTGAATGGTCGCTCCTTCCTGCTGCGCAGTGCAAAGTGGTCGTTTATTCAGCATGGCGAAAATGCCTCGGGTGGGATGCAGCTCTACGATATGGAGAAGGACCCCGGACAGTTTAAAAACCTCGCCAAGAACCCGGAATACACCCCTGTGGTGAAGCGGTTCCAATCCCATCTCGCGGAGAAGCTCGCTGAGGTGCGTGATAATGATCTCGATATCAAGCCAAGGGCGAAAAAGAAAAAGGCGACAAATAAAGCCCAACCAAAATCCTAG
- a CDS encoding M28 family peptidase, protein MALSKKSRVIAIAIGLIALAGFLGFCLSKQDQHPHGQQAYDHTAAILAIGPRTAGSEGLKKAHRYISEELKKSGWTTVTQTVERDTPVGKRTFINLIARYDAAGIKTFEDAAKLPAKGILSAHLDSKEIPHLPNFLGADDAASACALMIVIAETLAKENPELAKQLELVFFDGEEAFNKDMSLETGDGLYGSRAYAITLYQRDPKPKFGINLDMVGHHDLQIAVPADSPTHLYHSLQRAAAKFGVQKHFGMADGGILDDHYYLNKAGVPTIDIIGADFHDSHWWHQEGDTMELISAKSLDISYQVTIEMLRELLP, encoded by the coding sequence ATGGCCCTCTCCAAAAAATCCAGAGTTATTGCCATCGCCATCGGCCTTATCGCACTGGCTGGCTTTCTCGGCTTTTGTTTATCCAAACAAGATCAGCATCCGCACGGTCAACAAGCCTATGACCACACCGCAGCCATACTCGCCATCGGCCCCCGCACTGCAGGATCCGAAGGACTGAAAAAAGCCCACCGGTATATCTCGGAAGAATTAAAAAAATCCGGTTGGACCACCGTCACCCAGACCGTTGAACGGGATACCCCGGTAGGGAAACGAACCTTCATCAACCTGATCGCCCGCTATGATGCAGCTGGAATCAAAACCTTCGAAGATGCCGCCAAGCTTCCAGCCAAAGGCATTCTCTCCGCCCATCTCGACTCCAAGGAAATCCCCCATTTACCCAACTTCCTCGGTGCAGATGACGCGGCATCCGCCTGCGCCCTGATGATCGTCATCGCAGAAACCTTGGCCAAGGAAAACCCGGAACTTGCCAAACAGCTTGAACTCGTCTTTTTCGACGGAGAAGAAGCTTTTAACAAGGACATGAGTCTGGAAACCGGAGACGGGCTCTACGGCAGCCGAGCCTACGCCATCACCCTCTATCAGCGCGACCCCAAACCCAAGTTTGGAATCAACCTGGACATGGTCGGCCACCATGACCTCCAAATCGCCGTTCCCGCGGACAGCCCTACCCACCTCTATCACTCACTCCAACGGGCCGCTGCCAAATTCGGAGTCCAAAAACATTTCGGCATGGCCGACGGCGGCATTCTGGACGACCACTACTACCTCAATAAAGCCGGGGTCCCCACCATCGATATCATTGGAGCGGACTTCCATGACTCCCACTGGTGGCATCAGGAAGGCGACACCATGGAGCTCATTTCGGCAAAAAGCCTCGATATCTCCTATCAGGTAACGATCGAAATGTTACGTGAGCTTCTCCCCTAG